The DNA region CTacgttgaaaataaaatattttcaattttccaacCCTTCCGAAGACGCAGgacaaaaaaaggtcaaaaaaaGGGAGAACTTTGATTTGGTTCTGCAATTAATCTTGGTTGAACGAGTAAAAAGTTAATTCACATAAAGAACATAAACCTGCCAATATTCGCGTTAGGCGTAGTCAGCCTTAGTACTCGCGTCTTCAATCACGGTCCCGACATTGCGTCCTAAGCACGCGCATCCTGTTGCTTAATAAATCTAAGATCAACGTATGAACAGATCAATATTTAGAGTCCTGTGCCAGTTAAAAAAGGCTGGGGAAACAGGTGCGGACATAGCCTTGGTCGTACAGTCTTAGCATACCGTACCTTACACAAAAACAAAGTTCAAAGGACCTGCTTTGAACCAGATACTCGAAACTTATCACACGATACATGAACATATCTATAACTTCGTCTGAACTTAAAAACTTTATAGTAAATGATTCTGAAATAcgataacagaaaaaaaaaaaaaacaccaaccACGAAATTTGCCAATGATCTTGCATAGGCATCTCCTACTcaaaagaaattggaaaaatttctcCTCTTCACCACAAACACGTACAGAAATGATCATAATCTTGCGCACACGGCTGAAAGGAAGAGAGTATAAGTTCGATTCTCGCCGATTGCTGTGCGCAATAGGGATCTCACGCTTTCCCTTCCCTTACATTCACCTTGAGCAAGAGTCTTGCCTCCAAACGCAAAGAGAGCAGATCTTGCTATAGACGAGCCAATAGGGGAAGCTTTTAGACGAACCAATCGGACAAGCTTTTAGATAAGTGTCAATAAGAGTCAAAACGTTCTCTTTACGAAGAGCCAGAGATATAAAATTCGaagaaacattttatatttGTGAATAATATCTAGGAGCGATGCGATTGAGACTAGTCAGCGCTTAACTTCTTTTAGGGGCAGTATTTGAATGGATTAAATAATTCTAACCGTGCTGAACGACTTGTAAATGTCCCTAAAAGAGTTGAGATTGCCACAATTTCGCTCAGGAATGTTGTTTAACTAAACCAAGATCGGATCTCAGACATTTCCAACATTCGTAAGTCAAAAAAAGCCGGTCAAAATAGTAAATTCATATAGAAATATCTGATACTGCCTAAATCAAACTTCTCATCAATATTAAATGACGGCTACTAAAGTGGCGATAGTTCACAAATATCCGTGaccttaattttttaaacattgaAAACTATCTTGTAAAAAATGCTGTTGGCCTTGCATTCTGTCAACTAACAGGGTagcatgtattttttttttgatacaatgaacaacaattaaattaaacaaatctcTGAAATGCCCCTAACTACAAAATATGCACGCGTAAAAAAAGCGATATCCCGACCTGTACATCAAAATAAATTCCTATGTTATGGAAGTGATCACCCTCCCATCCCACAATTAACAATACAACAATGGCTAAGGGATTCACACCTACAGTAcattaaccatttcactcccaagatctcatgagtaattctcctcactgtcgGCCATACCcttctcataatgttagttcagggaatttagtcttagatcaaccaataatcccctaactgatgtttttcttattCTCGTCACtagtctgcttgacattgtgtTGAtaccgtaaggagaaattctgtcttgatcactcatgggagtgaaagggttaactaagAAAAGCTACAAGTGAACAAGTACACCACACACCTCAAAGCTCACCTGATTGCGATGGAGCTTGCATCGCACATGCCTAGTATATTTTTCGACCTCAAGCTAAAACGGTCATATAATCTTCTGTTTTTTCCGAAATTCTTTTAAGACTAATTTTGCTCTACTTTCCAATTCTTTGATAAAGATAACTTTCTCTACGTCTCaggaaagacaattttttttgcagactttctatgaaatgaaaaagacatATTAAATAATAATCAAGGAAAATAACCAAAACCTTCAAGATGCAAAGACATGCAAATATGTCTCTTCGCGAATATTCAATATCAATGCCGGTGAACATGAACGTTGTAGCGattgttgtcattattattcaagctcacaaaagaaaaaacaaaaaaaaatttaggtgaATCCTTCTCAGTGTGTGACTTAAGCAATCATGCAGCAACGTGACGAATTGGGATTGCGTGACATTTCAAAAGGGGTGAACAGGCCTAAcctttacttaaccctttaactcccacaagtgattagcatgaaacttctccctaaaatatcccTACATTCTTCGGCAAACAGtttatgagaatattcaaacttatcaggtagaagctgccatcttgatctagcaccaagttctcataactaatttacaaagaaatgtatggcagctacaagggagaattgacaagcagatcttgggagttaaagggttaagctcgAGCAAACATTGTACTTCAACTgaacaacaaaaatacaaagGCCCATTTTTAAAGTGTACAAATAGTTATCAAATTAGCTAATACTAAACCAGCCACCTGAAAAATCGTGTCAACGTCCATGCATTTGGATGGGGGCCCCGGGGTACGGTGGCGGATCCTCGTATCCGTTGTATCCATGCCGGGGGTTTCCTCGGTTCCCTGGCTCCATCTGTCGACCTCGCTGGTTAGGTCGgttacgttgttgttgacggCGGAGTGTGAGCTGACGATGTGGCTTTCGGTTCGGGTTACTGCTCGGCGTGTGAACGCTGCAAACCTTGATGAAGCCTAGCGGCAAGGAAGGACGATATAACGTGTAAGTTGTCAGAAAGAGGAGTGATTCACTTAAGACGCCGCTTTATTGTAAACGTGTTAGTAATCTGGCCGCATACGTCAAACCACAACACGCGTTTTACCGACAGCTAGCACCCTAATTAtcgttaaaaataattatttgaggCTAGAATGCTTCTAACTCCCAACTTTTCAAACATGTAGACAAGGTGAGGCGTGACTTTGTTTCGCCAGGTAAGTGGTCATTTTGCATATCAGGATTAAAAATGACAGTGTCCTTTGTCGATATCTTAGcaacatttgaagacaatttcGAAAGTTTGAGTTCCTCTCTAGGATCTTAAAACCGGTCAGAGTTCTAATTTCTTACAAACTTTTGAATCGCGGAGACATCcctttcattattttgaagCATACTTCTCAGCAGCACTGAAGTCTCTAAAACATATTTGGAGAGGCAGAGATTTAACTCGTTCACTGTACCTGCCATGAGAAGAATGAGACCTACACCCATAAGCACCACCGCCCACCAATACTCCTTGATCCAATCTAAGTATCCCTTAATGGCCTCCTTGCTGAAGAACTTGTTCTTTAGACGTGACAAAGGCCCGTCTGCGTCCACCGCGCGGCACTTAAGGAAAACATCACAGTAACCATTGAAGTCATTGCACGGCGCGCCGGGAAATTGTTTCAGATTTTTTCCCTTCTTCATTTCTTCAATCTCACTGGCCGGCAAGCATTTGCCTTTTTCACCGTCTTTGCAGCACAAATCACAGAGATGATCTTCTTGTGTACACTGGCACTCCAACTTGTTGAACTTTAAGCAAATTGAACCGCTGCATTCCTATACagaaacagtgaaaaaaaaaaaaccgcaatAATAATCACACAGGTTAACAAGCTAGTTTACCATGTAGACAGAACTTCTCAACCGAGCGTTTTACTGCACTCTACTACTGTTTGCGGAATTCGAGCATGCAGAACTCCGAGCGTTGCAGCTGTAGAAATGTGTAAAAAAACTGTATGGGAGTTGTATAATCTAAAAGCGGAATAAGGATAACAATTACAGAAGGAACATTGTACTCAGACGAAAAACTCAAGTACGGTAGTTTTAGTCTGAACAGCCCATGATATATCTTCAATCAATGCGGAGAAAATTTGTTTCGAAGGAATTTCGACAATTCATGTCTGAGAAGAACTATCTGAAAAATACCtaagtttgattgtttttttttaaattttttataatttcctGATTTTCTGTTGGTGCAGCCGAGACCAGGACTAGGACCGAGGCCGCTAAAATTAGAAGGGAACACATCTTTGTTCCGCACTGACTGACAAGATCAGTTAACcagtttaatattttttataacttttatgAACATTTCATCACCAAATAAAGGATGCAATTACTGAATTGGAAGATAGGGTAGGACAATGCAGTCTAATCATGGACTTTCTTCACGAAAAGACCAGCCTAACCTGCTAAAGTTCTGATAAAGGTAACCACCCTACCTCGAAACTCCTACTCAGTAGCACAAACTAGAACTCTAAAACTTACTCCTTGAAGGCAAACTTGTCTTCCGTTGTTACACAAGGTGAGATTGGCTTTAGGGTCCGGAGCAGGACAGGTAGCATTAATtccactttgaaaaaaaaaacattaaggaAAATACCAACaacaaacataaacaacaaATGCAATGTGTTGCTGCAGTGTTGCTCGGAGTTCTATATAATCTGGAGTAAACAAAACTTACAAGACTACAGCGTTGCCTCCCTTGTCAATGGTgtcataaaactaaaaattcCTGGCAGGAAGGTACAGCTGAGGGAAATCCATGGACGAGTGAAATGGGGATGAGTAAGACGAAGGTGTTCTATGTCCTGATTGGCTAACCACGGGGACAGCCTTTCTTATTCATGTGaaataaattgctttttttttaaattcagtttttcattcaTGAGCATTTTCCCTCCACCCAtgactgatttcttttttcctatgaAATAAGTTGCTTTAAGCCAGCTTTCGGCAACACTTCACCCTTTGGCCCCCGAGGGTGGGTggggtgactagcatcaaatttctcttgAACCAAGATTATaatcatgagagtaaaggaaacgAGCACCTAttacagaagctcttgattgacacttaacttctccttataaggAGATGTATGGAATGTGgagggtgcaaagggttaaatatatacatgtaaGCTTGTCCAGTCAAAATGACCTAATGTTGGCCTAGTGTTGGCCCAATTTTGTTCTTCCTCGCTTCTTTGGCTTTCTATAGTTTCTCAACTTTGTTTACATCcatgaaaaagcaaaataaaacaaaaaaaggaaagaataaaaagaaaagaaaacactaTTCACCCATTTGGAACTTAAGATTAGTCAATGATGCATTTGAATGAAACTGGTTCTTTGATGGTCAGAGGTCAATTGCTGCTCATCCAAAACCCTCCTTTTGACGAACCAGGACAACATGCCATGAGAAATGGAATGGTTATGGAAATAAAGTACAACGTTGAATGCACACATGTACAGAAAGGATACTTGCAATAGGAACGGTTGGCACACTCTGTCTCATTAAGACACAACACAGTTTGTTTGTGTGGAGTGCAATTGTAACCGCAGCAAAGACCTTCACTTGGGCTGGAAAAGAACACAAATATGTATTTAACATGCTCTTTCTCCTTAAGGGTAACTGTTACAGTAATTATCTCTTGATCAAAGAGGTTGATTCTGTAAGAGAAACTAGAATATGACAGCCTAAACAAAAGAAAGTCAATTTGTAACCTTTTATTAAAAAGCTCCTGTGAACTATCTACAATGTACCACAATGAATAAATTAATGTGTAGAGTTTTGCCAGGGAAATACAACCTCATCTAATACAACCGACTCAAAAACTTGTGGGCCCTAATTTAAAATTCCTCATCAGTAACACTAATTCCCACAAAAAGACACAGCACACTTAAGTCATAACTGGATTAGCAGAAAACATCATCACAACTGTTCTTGAGCTTACTGCCAGGGCTTCTCCTAGTTTCAGTTGTACAGAGGGACTAGAGGCCCAGGGATGTTAACGTATGAATTCCAGCTTAAACCCCTGAATTCCCTCAGGGTCACTTGACAGTTTAATGGAGCCAATCAACATTTACCTTCCAGAATAATCTACAGTGCAGACAGGAACTGAACCTGTACTTTTAAAGTACAGTAAGCTACCCATTTAGTCACTGTGTGTCTTTGCAATGAAATAAGTAAGGTATTAGGAAAATGTTAAGCTGACACAATTCAAATGATCAGAGAAATGACAGTTTCAATTTAATTATATTTCCAGGTGTGTagtacaaaatgaaattttcagctAGTTTTTTAGAGAATGATCCATGACCATCAAGCAACTACACAACCATGATTCAAATTTGTGGGTAACATTTTAGTAATGAGATGCATGTTaaacaataaaatgattaaCCGACCTGCATGTTGCATTTCCCCTTCGCTTACAGCCACTTCCTTTGCTTTGAGTGTCACGACCCACACAACATGTGTCCTTCTTACACGAATCATCAGTTTTATAACCACAGTCACACTCCTCCCCATCTTCTGTAACCTTGTTGCCACAGATGGCTCCCTGAGCCTCTGAAatggacaaaggaaaaaaattcaacaccaaAGTGCAAAAACCACTCATTAAAGAATAGCTGCTGTCCTTAGTCAAGATAATTTGATTCACAACAGGCTATTGTTGTACTTTACATGTTGAAGAACATAATAACTCATTCTTTCAAGTTCTACACTTTATAGGTTATAAGGCTGCTCAGCTCTTATCATTACACAACTTTTTTCGTTCAacattttcttcttattttcttGGTAGAGTACACTGAAATCCCAAGCATTTTGCATTTCACGAGTTacagaaaaagatgttttgtaGATGAGATGCTATTCTTTGAAGCTTTAGCTTTTGAGATGAAGTACTGGTATTCATCACTATCAGTAATCCAGGAGAGAGAAAGCTTGTCAATTTAATAGAAAAACTCTACAGCTGCTTCTGCCAAATTCCAGCTCTTGTATCCCTGCTGCTACAACCTACATGTACAGTTGTATGCCAGAATATACAGGTCTAAATCTTAGCACAGTTGCTTATACATGTAGCTGTACATGTATCAAACTCTACCATCTTCCAGGTTGTTGACTGTACCCTTTGACTGGCCTTGAATTTATCTTTTATAGCATGCCACATGTGAAAGCCCCAAACATAACACActaaacaagaagaaaatgCCGCACTATTTACCTCCAAAGCAACAGGAATTTTCAGTACATCGCCCTTTGACATTCATCACCTCGTTCATTTTTGTCCTGCTACATGGTGAAAAAAGTCTGTTGTTCTTTTGGTCTCCACTTGTAGCTCTTGCAAACATGATGTAATTCCCATCAGATCCTCCTGGGGCACATTCAGGAGTACTGTCGTGCTGtgagtttaaaaagaaatgttgtcAGACAACTGGACAAAAACTCCACACAGTCAAGTAGTTTTAAAAGTACATTCCATGCGGAAGGGGTGGGGGAATCCTGGCTCAGGGTGCCCAGCTTACAACATCAACACTTTAAATACTTAACATCCATGCTTTCTCATTCATTCTGACTGATGAACAGTAGGACTAAAACATCCAGAGAGTAATTTACTGTCAGTTATCTGGAACTTCACCAAGCTATTGTTTTGGTTAACCAATTCCCCTCCCTCACCCCCTACAGTAAATAAAAAGTTTGGGTATCACCATGACAATCTGGCAAGCACCCTGATGTGAAACAGCATGACACCTCTTGGAGATCCTTGCCAGACCCTTGAATTTGCAGGCTAAAAGTTAAAACTATCTGATTTTCACCCTATAAAACCACTAGGCATTACATTTTATGGGTATATAGTATTGAAGGAGTTCAAATGCTCTTGGGGTGGAGGGTCCTATATCCATTTTGCTTGTCTCTGGTATGCTTTGTGGAATTATGACATTTCTTGACTATGGTGCTTGCTTGTATTATGAacaactttttttctcctttccttttttcattttaaatggTTTATCATCCCTTTTTACCCACAGCTATATtattaatttgataaaaaatgcCCAAACGAATGTACTAAGTTTACCAGAAGCTCTTCACAAGTACATGTATAAGTAAGAATGATCATTACAGCAACAATGTATGCCAATTAATACAAACAGACATCATTAAAACTTACTGGCGAGCCAAAGTTATGGCCAGCTTCATGTGCAAAGGTGATCTCAGAGACTTTTCGTAACACTTTCTTGTTATAATTGACAAATGTGACAACTCCAGtgttcaaactttttgttttgccatCTCTAAATGAAGTAGCCTTTTCACAAATCCCCCCTGCAGCTCCACCttatgataaatgaaaaataaataacacttATACCTGAGAAGGT from Pocillopora verrucosa isolate sample1 chromosome 1, ASM3666991v2, whole genome shotgun sequence includes:
- the LOC131771549 gene encoding disintegrin and metalloproteinase domain-containing protein 10 encodes the protein MAASQVCFASLILLTSYVVAYRRPLGDFINHYETLNYDTAPVVQQHGRVRRSSPNSDHVVELHLKTKQRDFKLRLRRDTELFTDDFSADAYFDPAKVVAGDVEGHKKSLVHGFISDDGVFEGKIHVGDDEYFVESAKEYFKDEPNDFHSVIYESRDVNYPHAYGPGCGVSEKTKKWMDKVKRSAVTGKVEVKEDHTQYEPVLYRYRRAAGDIDPKKLSCTLKMQADHLFTENMAGGNKERAMLLMAEHVKAANSIFKNTDFSDDNKADGIEFQIQRMFANGTAEANDGGNPYRDSNIGVEKLLELNSEENHDDVCLSYIFTYRDFADGVLGLAWVGEAGGAAGGICEKATSFRDGKTKSLNTGVVTFVNYNKKVLRKVSEITFAHEAGHNFGSPHDSTPECAPGGSDGNYIMFARATSGDQKNNRLFSPCSRTKMNEVMNVKGRCTENSCCFGEAQGAICGNKVTEDGEECDCGYKTDDSCKKDTCCVGRDTQSKGSGCKRRGNATCSPSEGLCCGYNCTPHKQTVLCLNETECANRSYCNGINATCPAPDPKANLTLCNNGRQVCLQGECSGSICLKFNKLECQCTQEDHLCDLCCKDGEKGKCLPASEIEEMKKGKNLKQFPGAPCNDFNGYCDVFLKCRAVDADGPLSRLKNKFFSKEAIKGYLDWIKEYWWAVVLMGVGLILLMAGFIKVCSVHTPSSNPNRKPHRQLTLRRQQQRNRPNQRGRQMEPGNRGNPRHGYNGYEDPPPYPGAPIQMHGR